The following coding sequences are from one bacterium window:
- a CDS encoding Ig-like domain-containing protein, which translates to MRKVFIAIVVLVMGAAAYPLTLSTTGPAFNAHPGPPAEYEFYWDDGTLSSGWVWMTAGNYWAVDFDDEKTGGITDGVVNTYGAATYPGWPDSTYQGCYMHVLGDDGGYPGADLDRTYLGFTNPGSFEWLDAGVALTTSTFYIAFEQVGGYPNCDSMGVDASSGSHNWTGYQGSWGNSTSFGDFMLRCYWDGEPIEDFQPPEVTGMDPDDGEVGVSVETTIVFHVVDDISGVDVATIELTVEDTSLNIHSFAVALSAGGLSPAGVISGVMYIDDTDPLDVVCTFTPDDDLPYTDTITCTVAAGLADERGNETSQDVVWDFSTEDVGVKNSTWGEIKALY; encoded by the coding sequence ATGCGAAAGGTGTTCATTGCCATCGTCGTGCTGGTCATGGGTGCCGCGGCGTATCCCCTGACGCTGTCCACCACCGGACCGGCCTTTAACGCCCACCCAGGTCCGCCGGCGGAGTACGAGTTCTACTGGGACGACGGCACTTTGAGCAGCGGCTGGGTTTGGATGACCGCCGGGAACTACTGGGCGGTGGATTTCGACGACGAGAAGACCGGCGGGATCACCGACGGTGTGGTCAACACCTACGGGGCCGCGACCTACCCCGGCTGGCCCGACAGCACCTACCAGGGCTGCTACATGCACGTGCTCGGCGACGACGGGGGGTATCCCGGCGCGGACCTCGACCGCACCTACCTCGGGTTCACCAATCCAGGCTCCTTCGAGTGGCTTGACGCCGGCGTCGCCCTGACCACCAGCACCTTCTACATCGCCTTCGAACAGGTCGGCGGTTACCCGAACTGCGACTCGATGGGCGTTGACGCGTCCAGCGGCTCGCACAACTGGACCGGTTACCAGGGCTCCTGGGGTAACAGCACGTCTTTCGGTGACTTCATGCTCCGCTGCTACTGGGATGGCGAACCCATCGAGGACTTCCAGCCGCCCGAGGTGACCGGCATGGACCCCGATGACGGCGAGGTTGGCGTGTCCGTGGAGACGACGATCGTCTTCCACGTGGTGGACGACATCTCCGGGGTGGACGTGGCGACCATCGAGCTCACCGTGGAGGACACCTCGTTGAACATCCACAGCTTCGCAGTGGCCTTGAGCGCCGGCGGTCTCTCCCCGGCCGGCGTGATATCGGGGGTCATGTACATTGACGACACGGACCCCCTCGACGTCGTCTGCACCTTCACCCCCGACGACGACCTGCCCTATACCGACACCATCACCTGCACCGTGGCCGCCGGCCTGGCCGACGAACGGGGCAACGAAACCAGCCAGGACGTCGTCTGGGATTTCTCGACCGAGGACGTCGGAGTGAAAAACAGCACCTGGGGCGAGATCAAGGCGCTCTACTAG
- a CDS encoding Ig-like domain-containing protein has protein sequence MRKVFIAIVVLVMGASAYPPALSTTGPAFNAHPGPPTEYEFYWDDGIVSSCWVWFTAGNYWAVKFDQAKTGGADGYVTKYGAVAYPDWPDSTYQGCYMHTFEDVGGYPGSSLDNEYLGFTQGGVFEWVYPGSPVFVDGGVFYIAFRQFGNYPYTDAIGVDAVAGTHNWTGYQGSWAPSTAFSDFMIRCYWNDEIPEDDSSPYVTGMDPADGAEDVPVDTTIVFHVVDDISGVDVATIEFTVEDASKNVHSFALAFNIGGLSPIRVISGTLYIDDDDLNDVVCIFFPDDDLPEGETITCTVDGTLADCCGNRMGEDFVWTFTTKDYQSVEDTTWGRVKALY, from the coding sequence ATGCGAAAGGTGTTCATTGCCATCGTCGTGCTGGTCATGGGCGCCTCGGCATATCCCCCGGCGCTGTCCACTACCGGACCGGCCTTTAACGCCCACCCAGGCCCGCCGACGGAGTACGAGTTCTACTGGGACGACGGCATCGTGAGTAGCTGCTGGGTCTGGTTCACCGCCGGGAACTACTGGGCCGTTAAATTCGACCAGGCGAAGACCGGCGGCGCTGATGGCTACGTCACTAAATATGGCGCTGTGGCCTATCCAGACTGGCCGGACTCGACGTATCAGGGTTGCTACATGCACACCTTTGAGGACGTGGGCGGCTATCCGGGGAGCAGCCTCGACAACGAATACCTGGGGTTCACCCAGGGTGGAGTCTTCGAGTGGGTTTATCCCGGCAGCCCGGTCTTTGTGGATGGTGGTGTCTTCTACATCGCCTTCCGGCAGTTTGGGAATTACCCGTATACAGACGCCATTGGTGTGGACGCCGTGGCCGGGACGCACAACTGGACCGGCTACCAGGGCTCCTGGGCCCCGTCAACCGCCTTCAGTGATTTCATGATCCGTTGCTACTGGAACGATGAGATACCAGAAGATGACAGCTCACCATATGTGACCGGCATGGATCCCGCCGACGGCGCCGAGGACGTGCCCGTGGACACGACGATCGTCTTCCACGTGGTGGACGACATCTCCGGGGTGGACGTGGCGACCATCGAGTTCACCGTGGAGGACGCCTCGAAGAACGTCCACAGCTTCGCCCTGGCCTTCAACATCGGTGGCCTCTCCCCGATCCGTGTGATATCGGGAACTCTATACATAGACGATGACGACCTCAACGACGTGGTTTGTATCTTTTTCCCTGACGACGACCTGCCTGAAGGTGAAACTATTACTTGCACCGTGGATGGTACACTGGCTGATTGTTGTGGTAATAGGATGGGTGAGGATTTCGTCTGGACCTTTACTACCAAGGATTACCAGTCGGTGGAAGACACCACCTGGGGGCGGGTGAAGGCGCTGTACTAG